The DNA window TTCACTCCTGAACTGTCAGATGTTCGCATTTTGTGGGCCAAAAATGGCGTGCTGACAACGGTCGTCGACGACTTCTTCGACGTTGGAGGATCAAAAGAAGAACTGGAAAACCTCGTCGCATTAGTTGAGAAGTAAAATTAATCCTTAAAACAAATTAATGTCTTAACCAATTCTAGTTCCTCAGGCTAACAAAAATTTCAGCCCTGATAACGCTTGTGATATTCATATCTAGGTGGGACAAGAATGACAAAACTGAGTACTACTCTGAACAAGTAGAGATTGTGTTCTCTGCAATTTATACTTCAACTAACCAGCTTGGATCAATGGCCTCTGTAGTACAAGGCCGTGATGTCACCAAACACCTTGTAGAAATAGTAAGCATCATCTCTGACATActttggaattattttttttcagaagtgAGAACTGACAAGCTAAATATAGTGGCCTCTGTTAATCTGTGTATAGTGGCAAGAATTGCTGAGGTCTATGATGACAGAGGTAGAGTGGAGGCAGAGCCGGTATGTGCCAACAGCAGAGGAATACATGGAAAATGCAGTTGTGACATTTGCACTGGGACCCGTTGTGCTCCCAGCATTGTATCTTGTTGGACCAAAGATCCCTGATTCTGTCATAAGAAGCCAAGAATGCAGCGAGTTGTTCCGGCTAATGAGCAAATGTGGCCGTCTCCTGAATGATGTCCAATCCTACGAGGTACAGACTACAGAACTACTAGCTGTTCTGTCGAGTTTCTAAGCCActgccaaattttaaattttaaattttaactttgtagtttattttaAAGGTTTTTCTCCGAAGCTTGTTTTTTCAGCATTGATTTTTAAACAATGAAAACAGTGTCTTTCTGAAGAGTTGTGCACTTTCTGAAGTTTGTACTAGAACTTCTGAACTTGTGCGTCAATTCGAtctttctgaattctgaagttCCCACGATGAATTTGAGTGTTTCACACTGTCTCATGCTGCAGAGAGAGGGCAGCCAGGGCAAGCTGAACAGCGTCTCTCTGCTTGCCCTCCACAGTGGAGGCTCTGTCTCCATGGAAGAGGCTGTGAAGCAGATTCAGAGACCCATCGAGAAATGCAGGAGAGAGTTGCTGAAGCTGGTCGTCAGCAGAGGAGGCGCCGTTCCAAGGCCATGCAGGGAGCTGTTCTGGAGCATGTGCAAGGTCTGCCACTTCTTCtactccggcggcgacgggttcagctcgccgacggcgaagGCCGGCGCGGTGGACGCGGTGATCCACGAGCCGCTGAATCTGTCTTGTTCTGTGTGACTAACTAACGACAGAGGCTGGAAATGCAGTCAAACTTCTGTAATCCTAAAAGGAAAGAATTGATCTTGACATCAAAGATAATGTCAAGTTAGCATATATTATGTAGAGATTCGTTGTGTTGGCGTGAATATCAAGTTAGCATATTATGTCTCAAATAATTGGGCAAAGAGAGCTTGAAAAAGCTAAAGAGGAAAAAGGCGAGAGAGGAGTGACTAGTGCTAGTATAATACTCCACATGTGAAGGAATCACCTTTTTGCACAAGTATTAGTCGTGTAATAATGATCAAAATCATGCTAAACAGCTAGTTACAAAATCTGCAGTGCTATGTGGCCTAGAGGCAAATGGAATGACTGCCCAACAAACTTGCAAAGAATGTTTGCACATCGATCTGCATGCACATGCAATGCAGCCTGTTCTGCTGCATCTCTGCAGGGCAACTCCTTCATAGTAGGTCGAATTGGCACTTTTCATAGCCTGCAGAGTTCATCAAAAACAGCATAAGAGAGAGAAACTGACTTCATAGTTGCAACAAAAACTCAGCAAGTAGGTAGTTTCAAAAACTGAAATTTAGCCAGGACAGTGGACAGAGCATCTGAATGCAGAGCACCTGATTCAGTGCAATATGTTCAGTGGCAAGTGTCCTTTTCTTCTCTGTTCTAGCTAGCAGATTGCACTAACTAAAGCAGTAAACACTATAAAGTACTATACAAaagatttaataaaaaaacattttgtttttgcaaaaaaaaatcatcaacacaTAACATTCCTAAATAACACAAATCCAACTACATCAATTTCccgtcataaaaaaatatatcctaaTATTTTGGGTTGTGAAGAAAGAATACGTTGAGAAGGAGATGGTAATAATAAATGTTATTAGTCcccaaaaatctttttttttcgttttgcaaAAAGATTCATCAGCCCATACTACTccttttatcccaaaatatacaACATAGTATCGGATAAAGTATTAGAATATATTTCATCTTATACTAGATTCCTATATGTTTCATGGAATGcgatgagaagaagaaaaatgaggAGGAGAGGGTAAATCCCcaaaaatcttttttattttttttgcaaaaataatcATCAGCAcgtactactcccttcatcccaaaatatgcAGCGTAGTGTTGGATGGAGTAAAATATGTTTTATCTGATCCTAATCCTAAATTGTTACATTTTGGGCCGAGAAGAAAGAATACGAAGaaaaagaaggagaaggagaaggagagggtaaataataaaaaaatggtgttGTTATTATTTACTTGGGTCACGGGTGACGATGGTGGCGGTGCCGCCGAAGTCGCAGGTGCCACCGGCGGCCTTGGTCATCTGCCAGTAGCTGTTGAAGGCGTAGGAGGCGTGGGCGAGCACGGTGTCGGGCGTGTAGCACGCCCCGCTCGGCTGGATCGACCCGCACTCCGCCCCCGACCCGCACGCGTAGTCCATCGCCTCCTGCATTATCGGGTCCGGCACCGTCGGCTTCGCCACGCACCACAgcgcctcccccgcccccggcgccgccggcggcgccagcggcggcgggtacACTATCGGCGGCAAgaaccctccccctcctcccccgccgccgctgttcccgcctcctccgctgctcCCGCCTCCACCATTGCTCCCGCCTCCACCGctactgccgccaccgccaccaccctcgccgccactgccgccgccgccaggtccACCACctacaccaccaccgccaccgccctcgcctccactgccgccgcctacaccaccgccgccctcgccgccattgccaccacctacgccgccaccaccaccgccctcgcctccactgccgccacctacaccgccgccgccctcgccgccgctgccgccacctaaaccgccgccgccgggtccgGTCTCGGGAGGGCTGGGCAGGACGAAGATCGGGCTCGGTGGGGCAGACCCAGGCGTGCTCGGGGTGAAGCCGGGCGTGGACGACGCAGGCGGGCTCGGCTCGAACGACGGTGGCGTGAAGCCGCCGATGgggggcagcggcgggggcTGGTCGTCCGGGGCGAACGGCGTCGAGGCGAAGGGAGGTGTCGGCGTCGGTGTCGTTGTCGGGGTGGAGGACGACGGGGGCGCGTTCGGAGGGTTGACGCAGTACGGCGAGCtcgagccgtcgccggtggcgtcggcgaggctcgccgcgtcgccgtccggCTTCGCCGGAGAAGGAGACGAAGAAGGCAGCTGCATCGGCTCCACCGTCCTGATGAAGTTGAGCTTGTACAGCGCGTTCAGCAGCGTGTTCCTCCTGCTTCGCCTCATCAGAGCTCTCGCCTCTGCTCCATCAACAAGATTCATCAACAACAACCACACAATCAAATGCACATCAAAAACCAAACTAATCACTGACATTACAACCTAGCTATGAACCTACCACACTGATATGATCCGGACAGTAGCAAGAACACCATCATCAACCACACTGCTACTCTCGCATCTCTGTTCTTGCGAGCCATgtctagctagctgcagctgcactGGGGCCAGTAGCCACTgatgcaggaggaggaggaggaagaggaggttgTTATAGCAgaggccgcgacgacgacgacgaagggaAAGAACAACAAGTGTGGATTGGCCATGATCTCAAAGGcacagggggggggggggggggtgcgggAGAAAAggtcggcggcagcagcagaaaGAGGAAAAGGTGAGCTCGATCAGTGAAGTGgcagtggagtggagtggaggtgATGATCTTGTTCTTCTCTCGCgcggccgatcgatcgatccccctTCGCTTTGTGCAGAAAACGTCGTCGCGCGGTTTCTAGTAGCTTTTCAGTACCAGTACTAGTGATTATCTCCATCACTCTCTCACTTCACTTGGAGAGATTAATTAGTTGGAGTGTGTGCTGTGCTATCAGTGTGTCTTTCTTTGTGTTTCTTTTTGGTTTGGACGTCTTGCCTTTAATTTCTTGTTGTTTAATTTTGGTATCTATGCTTGCTTGCCACTAGAGCAAAactgagagagagatagagggatATAGATGGGAGAATGTGTGGACGACGACGTGTTTGGACTTTGGTTAGCTTCTGGGTTAGTAGCTTGCTTTAAGCTCAAGGAAAGCATGCATGAACAACAGATCGATGCAGTGGTGTGGCGACGATCGATGCTGTGTCGTGTTGTAGCATCTGCATGCTGAGATGGAAGGTCGATTAGGATAACATGAGATgcgagctaattaagctagcttaGCTCTGTGAAAAGTTGGTGATGGCAACGTGTGTGATCGATCATGCCAGGGGTCAGGGTGGTTTTCTTGTTTACTGATTGGCTTATCAGAGACGTAGGGTTCATCTGAGCTTAGGTTGACCAATGTTTTGGATGGATGGCTTGGCCACCTTTGCCTTTTCGTTTGTGCATTTTAATGAGACACTTGCCGTGGGGTTTCAGGCTTGATCAGTATTCCAATCCCCTACAGTCTACAGACGCtttctgagttttttttttttttttgagggtgggggggggggggggggggggggatgatAAGCTTAGGCATTCGTGATCATCCTGTGTCTGCTGGTTAATTTGTCAATAGCAATCGTAAATCAATCACCTGTTAAAGGCGTACAGTTTGATTAAGATGTACCTAATAGGCTACTGAGGAGGAAAGATCAACCGCTGTCAGAACTACAAGCATGTccttacataaaaaaaactccaGTTTGATTAAGATGTACCTAGTAGCAAAATAAATTCTTTTTTGCTACTAGCTGCTATATTATCGCAAACACGTTTCTCAAggtgtgtgttttttaaaaaaaatagtttgtacacacaagtttttttaagaaaaatcaaacaaatttattttttaagtttataatagttaaaaattaattaattgtgatATAATTGAGCATTTTGTCGGGTAGGGAAACAAGAAACGTTCTCCATGGGCTGTCGCCGGAGTCCCGCTTCAGTGCAAAAGGCCGTAGATTTCGCCTGGAAACTGAAGTGGGCCGTGCAGAACGCCGCCTGCGGCCTGCTGTGACAACCCACACCGGCCGCGGCTACTTGGGCCGGCGCCATCGCCATGCGTCCGTACAAAACGGCCGCGGATTTCGCTCGGGACGCCATTAAATCGGCCCAAAGGCCGTTGATTATGCTCGGGACCCCGGTAATCCACGGCCCGTGTGGGTCGCGTTTCACCGACCGGTTTTTGTGTGCGCGCTTGCTTTGCAGTGCAGCGGCTGCTGTTACATCAGCGAGCGGAGATAACTGAACTGAACAGTAATTGCACTGCACGGAGGCTGCCTGCCTGTCTGGCTACTGTAGacggaaaaaaatatgtagccATATATGTAGTTTCCACCTATAAACTATCATTGGATAAAAAATAGATGTCGGAGATCGAAAAATGgatgagtaaaatttttactcatgagtAATAGACTTactagtaaaaattttactcgtaATAATGTGAACAAATTTCAGACATCTATTTCTTAACCTAACGTTTTCAAATTTCGAATACATACGTAGTTTTGACCGTATATTTTGCTAGGGGCATCTCGATCGAGTGGCCATCCGTCGCATCGGGACTACTACTACTAGAAAACAGATTTttacaaatgaccaaaacagacttttctttttttcagacGCCCATCCATCACGCCTGCACTTTTTGTTCCGATCCATCGCCGGTCTTCGCTGACTAATTAACTTACGCGCTAGCTATCACACCTTAATTGGTACaggcatatgttaattaataTGCACGCTACACGTACACCACGTACAGACAACAGCCGTTCGATACTTTGGATAAGACCATATCGTTTCATGCATGAACAGTGTCCATGTACGTATGGCTGCTTGGTGCCTGGGCAATGCACTGGCGGAGTTAGCCATGGGACATGGGTACGTAAGTAGAGTGGGCTGACCCCATAGCTTAATTTTATACATTCACCTTAGAGGtctttaaaatttatatatgaatcTATTCAGATTCACCTTAGAAGTCTTTAGTGTAAGAATAATCCACCTTATGCGAAGTTAGTTGGTATTTAACTTTTGAGAATATAGAGAAACTAGGTTTGTCAGCTTCTAGAGTTTCtagtttatttcttaaaatcaaattcaaaatctgAATTGCTCGGGGAAGATGAAGTTTTTGGGAGAAACTACAGCTGTACAAGATCTAATATATCGGAGGCGGCAGCAACAGGAGGCATACGTTACGTTGCATGTCCCGATCGATCGGCCGGTTTAATTCGTCAGCGACCAAACATTCTTGGCGACGATATTATGGACTATTGGGCCATAAAGCGCATACGCATGCACGTCGTTTCCTTGCTAGCCAGGGGGATGAAAGCAGCAAGCGCGCGTACCAGTTTATCATGCATGGACTGATCGCTTGCAACTTGATCAACGGATGACCGTTTGGTATATCTATCTAATCATCAATAGCATATTATATTTGTATGTAGAAGTTATATATGTCGCATATGCATGCATTTCATGTCATGTAACTtcgtttttaatatatgatagtaccgttgactttttaatcaatgtttaactatttattttatttaaaattttaaataagacgaatgaccAAATTAACGTATAAAAAGATAatagcgtcatatattaaaaaatggggGAGTAATTATTGAAAAGATTAgcataaatatgtaaaattataataaaattataagttaagattatagtttatttgataataaaacaagtcacaataaaataaataatatttatatatttttttaataagatgaatgatcaaaacATCATGTGATGTCAAAAGTTGACAGCATCacacattaaaaaataatagaggTAGTGTAGTaccccctccatcccataatagaAGGGATTTTGTAGGGATATAacacacatcctagtactatgaatttggataaaGAGTCTATCAAAATTCATagcactagaatatgtcacgttccttcaaaatctcttatactTCGGGACGGACGGAGTATTAGTTTTGCTCCAGCGTTTGCCGCTGCTCACAGCCAAACACACTCGTGCGATCAggtaaaaggaagaaaagagctTTGCTCTTTTTGACTATAAGACTCGAGGGAAACTGTTTTTAcccctcgaggggatgttccctcgttgtttgcatgtcactcaaatgattataaaaaaaattaaaaattctgagaagatgtattaacatgcatgtgatatatcactccacaaacatgcaagttcaatgCGATATGGAGCTGGTGCTGTGGTGCATATACTCACATGCATGGGCGGTGTAAGTGGGTCAGCCGCGAACCCatttataggtcaaaataaATGGGTTCGCGGCTTATTTTAacctataagtgggtttcgCGGGCTACTTACACCCCTAAGAATGGCCGCCGAGATGAGACTTTTTGGTTGAATTTCAGCAGCAACGCCGACTCGATCGATGCCAGCCACAATCTATCTTCGCCACGGCGATCGACGTGACACGCCAAGCTCTAGCTAGCTCCATCAGTGACGGCCTCTCGccaccatcgatcgatcggtggccTATAAATCCACACCCCCACCTCGTCTCCTTCCCAGCTCGCATCAGCTAGCCAAGCCCAAAGACATCAAGAGAGCTCTCGATctctcgccatggccgccgccaagAACGGCCGCattgccctcctcctcgccgcgctcgccctgTCCGCTCagctcgcgccggccgccgcgacgtGGTGCGGCTCCAACTGCCCGACGAcgaagccgcctccgccaccgtgccagccgccaccgccgacgccgacgcccgcGACCCCAACGACGCCGCCGACTCCGTGGACTCCGCCGCCTgcaacgccgacgccgccgacgccgactccGTGGACTCCGACgcctgcgacgccgccgccaacgccggcgacgcccgcgactccgacgacgccgccgacgccggcgccggcgccgtcgacgccgacggggAAGTGCCCGGTGGACACGCTGAAGCTGCTGGCGTGCGTGGACGCGCTGAACGGGCTGGTGCACGCGGTGGTCGGCGCCAAGGCCAGCGACACCTGCTGCCCGCTGCTGTCCGGCGTCGCCGACCTCGACGCCGCGCTCTGCCTCTGCACCGCCATCAAGGCCAAGGCGCTCGGCCTCAGCCTCGTCCTCCCCGTCGCCATCTCCGTGCTCGTCAATGACTGCGGCAAGTACGTGCCCTCCGACTTCCAGTGCCCATCCACTGATCCACCGTACATATAAATCATCTCAAATAATTAATCACACACACCATctctgcatgcatgcgtgcatggatggattaattaattaattaagctattAATACCTGCATGAGTATAGTTTATCGCCTGGCTATACTATATACAtgcataaattatataaaatacatATAGTAACGTATGTAGCATATATACATGAGCTCTGATCGACTTGTGTCATGGAGACATGGAGGCATGCATATGGAGCCTTGGATTGTGCATTAATTGATGTATAATAATATTtgtgtgacatatatatatatatatatatatatcataatatatatgtgtCATGCATACATGTGGAGTTTGTGGTATTTGCAGGTTTGTTGTGGTTTGGGAGATTTATAATGAAATAAAGAGTGTGTGATATGTATGCTATGAAATACAAAGTTTGATGTGTATGTACCATGTATATGTGTATGGTTGACAAAGCCTGtcaactttcctatatataaAACGTACTTAAAAGAATATGTTTCCTATTTCCATGTGTTTTTTCATCCATTGTTCAAAAGGAGTGCATAATATTAAAAAGCAGGTCTGGTTTCTTTCAAGTTCAAGGCTACGATGGAATGGAAGAATTTTACGACAATTTCATGAAAATTAAACTAATTCAAGTGAATTTCCTGTAAACTTCACGGGTTCCAGCTTCCAAATTAAAGGAGCATGCACTAAGTTGTATATGTACAAAGTGGATATTTCCTTCGCAAAAGAAAGGTGGATATTTCAATCTTGATCGAAGGGATCAGACTAATTAACAGAGATACTCTGCTACTCAATTTTGATAGTTGCCACATGCAGagttaataaagaaaaaaatacaagaggCCGCACAACTCAAGGCCTGAGATGGTCTTTAACATCCCCATTATTTCGCTTATGTTTAAGCTTataatcaaattttaaattttaaaactaaattttggagttaATTTTGTGGATTTTTCATTCAGATCATGTGTGTTCAGCCGGTCAGGTAAGCTATGAACAATTTttggcttttcttttttaaaaaaagagagagttaTAAGTGGGTTTGTTATAATATCCTTGCAAAAATGAAAAGTCAAAATTAAATCTACTCAATGGTAAAATAACATGTAGGATCCACATGTGTACCACGTTGACTAATTAAGTTATCATCTTAGCTAAAACCGAGAGCAATATTGACTTGGGTACCAGTCAATGTACGTGGTATGATAGCTTGGCACTTACCGGCGGAGCCTGGGTAATAAGGTGTAGGGTCGACTGATTCATAACTTttttacattcatattgattcaccttaaaagtctttaaattttctatataaatcccTTTGAATTTATAGAGGAAGCAATAGTCGTGTAGTGGTGGAGTCGTGGGTGTATAATATGGAAAATCTAATATGTTGTATTCTAATGTTTTCTAATATATTGGATCGACCCTCTCATGGGGTATATATATGAGTACATAGGGGATAGAGActtggagtacaatacaagtaagagtaaatttatctctaggattctatctataggactctatcttatctctaggattctatctctaggatatatcttatctctatatttgtatttgactcttatctctaacaaacatATTATACTTCTCACATTCCCCCTCAGTCGTAACGGGAGCGAAGCTAACGATTGCGACTGGATTTaaaatcttctatttcttcatcttctttaACTCACCATCATCGATTGCATCTCTGATGGACGGTCCTCCACCTGGTGCCTGCGTCCCCTTCTGTGTCGTCCCTTGACTCTCCTCTATTCCCTCCCGCAGTCATAGCGGGAGTGTCATGGACGATAGCGATGACACGGACACTTTGACTAGAGTTTCCGTCAATGATTTTTGTTGTAGACGTTCGTCGATGTAGCTGATCATGTAGTAGTTGTGGTCATGGTGGTCATGGTAGTTGATGTAGTCGCAAATAGCTGaaggcgaaaaaaaatatttacgccATGGTGTGAAGACGAAACTGCAATTGTTAGCATCTTGCACCTTGTAGATGTCAGATGATGCCATTGGAGACGTCTTGCATATGTCAGAGGACGTCGTTGGCGATGAGGCCACCACTTCGGTTGGTCCTTCCGCACCATGTAGCGGTCATCACAATGGTGATGCCGGATTGATGCAGTCATTGTCATCGTAGATGACGTGATCGATGCCGTCGTCGGTGTTGTGGTCGTTGCCGTCGTAGAGGACGCGGTCGATATCATCGATAAAGCGTCTTGCAGATTAATCTGTCAGAGCACGCGAGATGTCCATCTTCGTAGACGAGTTGGCGGCGGCATGTTACCATGTTGATGAAGACCATAGGAGTCGATGTAGTCGTACAACTGATGATGAGTATTGTCCGTTGTAGATCCGAAGACATGTGTTGTTGCCGCGGAGGGAGTCGATCTCGGCGGCCAccggtcgccggccgccacaAATTCATGCATGTGAATTCTCCTCGGGCTCGGTGCACCGTACTGCTGCTTGCCTGCTACTGATGTGTGCACGCACTAGATGCCTCTCTGATTCTTGCTGCTCGATATGACGCTTGAATTGGCTATACAGCTTGATGGACAATGGTTGCTTCCGCTCAGGAGGATCGCTTTTATGTGGCTAATGAAgaaactaatctaatctaatgctAATTAATGGAATTGGCGGCTGATTAGGCACTTGCTTCTTCGGCTAATGATTGAAGAGGCTAGCTAATGGCGTTGCCCCAGGGAGATACCATTTGAAAAATCTAATATGTTGTATTCTGATGTTTTCTGATATATTGGATCGACCCTCTCAtaggatatatataggagtacataggggatagagacttggagtacaatacaagtaagagtagatttatctctaggattctatctctaggactctatcttatctctaggagtctatctctaggatatattttatctctatatttatatttaactcttatctctaactaacatattatacttctaacatATAACTCCACCCACTAGAGTTGAAATCCTGTACCCACGAATATTATGGACATGTAGGCGAGCTTTCAACGGGATTTTAGCGAGATCAGGGATGTGCCGCTGATATTCGTCTCTTGGAGTGTGTATTAGGGGGCACATATACGGGTTGTGAGTGTGGTGCTCCGTGTACAGCGGTGTGTAAATTACCTGGCTCACCACTGGACACGGACGGTGGCGGCATGCATAGGGTCTAATAGGAGGCGCCGGCAGCAGAAGCCATACGTTACGTTACGTTACGTGCatgtgtcgatcgatcgatatatcgGCTATCATGGACTATTGGGCTATAAGCGCATACGCATGCACGTCGTTCCCTTGCTAGCCAGGCCAGGGGATCGGATGCATTGCGCGCGTACCAGTTCATCagtaattaatcatgcatgtactGATCGATCGCTTGCAAGTTGACTAACGGATGGTTTGGTATATCCATCTGTCTAATCATCGGAAGCATATTATTTGTATATATGTCGCATGATGTAGAGCTAGCCTAGGAATACTTTTATTAGTAAATTtcgtaaaactatatataatttgattaaactaatacgaaactacatatatatatatttaaaggtctatatattataaaattatagatatatcATTAAATTTATCACGAAATGGTAGACTTAAAGCATAGTagcacaaaactatagatttattaTTAGAATTCTCAACATAGCTACTCCCTTTGTCCTAAAATACTTGTTATTAATTCTAATTAAATGATGTATGATGTATGGTTAGAAGTAAAATGGTTGTTTGAGGGTACAAAATTTGAATGGGAGAAGCTAGATGGATAGAAAACCAActatttgggatggaggtagtaggaCTTGTTTTCGTGTTTAGTTCCTTGCACTAATATTCTTCCGGAATTACTAAAGTTATATTTTTATGGTAACTAGTGCTAGAGCTGAAATTTTGTGATATTGTACCTTCTCTATATATTTTCATGATAATTGTGATGCATGCTACATATGTAG is part of the Oryza glaberrima chromosome 4, OglaRS2, whole genome shotgun sequence genome and encodes:
- the LOC127771037 gene encoding uncharacterized protein LOC127771037 produces the protein MARKNRDARVAVWLMMVFLLLSGSYQCEARALMRRSRRNTLLNALYKLNFIRTVEPMQLPSSSPSPAKPDGDAASLADATGDGSSSPYCVNPPNAPPSSSTPTTTPTPTPPFASTPFAPDDQPPPLPPIGGFTPPSFEPSPPASSTPGFTPSTPGSAPPSPIFVLPSPPETGPGGGGLGGGSGGEGGGGVGGGSGGEGGGGGGVGGGNGGEGGGGVGGGSGGEGGGGGGVGGGPGGGGSGGEGGGGGGSSGGGGSNGGGGSSGGGGNSGGGGGGGGFLPPIVYPPPLAPPAAPGAGEALWCVAKPTVPDPIMQEAMDYACGSGAECGSIQPSGACYTPDTVLAHASYAFNSYWQMTKAAGGTCDFGGTATIVTRDPSYEKCQFDLL
- the LOC127771038 gene encoding pEARLI1-like lipid transfer protein 3; this translates as MAAAKNGRIALLLAALALSAQLAPAAATWCGSNCPTTKPPPPPCQPPPPTPTPATPTTPPTPWTPPPATPTPPTPTPWTPTPATPPPTPATPATPTTPPTPAPAPSTPTGKCPVDTLKLLACVDALNGLVHAVVGAKASDTCCPLLSGVADLDAALCLCTAIKAKALGLSLVLPVAISVLVNDCGKYVPSDFQCPSTDPPYI